A portion of the Pseudomonas sp. GR 6-02 genome contains these proteins:
- the ribF gene encoding bifunctional riboflavin kinase/FAD synthetase — translation MQLVRGLHNLRPQHRGCVATIGNFDGVHRGHQAILVRLRERALELGVPSCVVIFEPQPREFFAPDTAPARLARLRDKLQLLAEEGVDRVLCLAFNHRLSKLSAREFVDTILVDGLGVQHLEVGDDFRFGCDRLGDFDYLQQAGVLQGFTVEAAQTVELDGIRVSSTQVRNALAAADFALAEQLLGRPYRIAGRVLHGQKLARQLGTPTANVQLKRRRVPLSGVYLVSVDIDGKTWPGVANIGVRPTVEGDGKAHLEVHLLDFAGDLYDRRLTVVFHHKLREEQRFASLEALKTAINADIAAARALSHLAPIANEEP, via the coding sequence GGCCACCAGGCTATCCTGGTCCGGCTGCGAGAGCGTGCGCTCGAGTTGGGCGTGCCCAGCTGCGTGGTGATTTTCGAGCCGCAGCCGCGGGAGTTCTTCGCTCCGGACACCGCCCCGGCCCGTCTGGCCCGCTTACGGGACAAACTGCAGCTGCTGGCCGAAGAGGGTGTCGACCGGGTGTTGTGCCTGGCTTTCAACCATCGCCTGAGCAAACTCAGCGCCAGAGAGTTCGTCGATACCATTCTGGTGGACGGCCTCGGGGTGCAGCATCTGGAAGTCGGTGACGATTTCCGATTTGGCTGCGACCGGTTGGGGGATTTCGACTACTTGCAACAGGCCGGCGTCCTTCAGGGCTTTACCGTCGAAGCGGCGCAGACCGTCGAGCTGGACGGCATTCGTGTCAGCAGCACTCAGGTCCGCAATGCCCTGGCCGCTGCCGATTTCGCCTTGGCCGAGCAACTGCTCGGTCGCCCATACCGGATTGCCGGTCGGGTCCTGCATGGCCAGAAGCTGGCGCGCCAGTTGGGTACGCCCACGGCCAACGTGCAACTCAAGCGTCGTCGTGTGCCGTTGAGCGGGGTTTACCTGGTCAGCGTCGACATCGATGGCAAGACCTGGCCAGGCGTCGCCAATATTGGTGTGCGGCCAACGGTCGAAGGGGATGGCAAAGCTCACCTCGAAGTGCACCTTTTAGATTTTGCCGGCGATCTGTATGACCGGCGTTTGACGGTGGTTTTCCACCACAAGCTGCGTGAAGAGCAGCGTTTCGCCTCTCTGGAGGCGCTTAAGACGGCGATCAATGCGGATATCGCCGCCGCCCGTGCCCTGTCGCACCTAGCGCCAATCGCTAATGAAGAGCCTTAA